The Medicago truncatula cultivar Jemalong A17 chromosome 4, MtrunA17r5.0-ANR, whole genome shotgun sequence genome includes a region encoding these proteins:
- the LOC112420878 gene encoding zinc finger MYM-type protein 1-like — translation MRGEFNGLQRKILDENPYAFYVHCYDHRLQLVIVSVASSFSSINDFFEYISLIVTTSSTSCKRRDALTEAQHKDILHRLESGEISTGRGSHQSSTLARPGDTRWGSHHTTLLRLDQMWSSVLVVLSMVHEDGRGPSQAAGLIEKMESFKFSFILKLMLKLFGITNKLSKILQRKDLNIVLAMELINVVKTRLATLKDSGWDNLFVDVQEFCVAKGIPVSNMDEEIPVRGRSRLEGKTVTNLHHYRAEIFYVAIDKICVEMDHRFSEGSNIVLNCFSCLDPKNSFFKFDVDKLARLADIYHADFSDDDHGTIREQLETYVLQVKRHASFSSCEDVQSLAMKMVQTEKHLVFSLVYKLIELALILSVSTTSVERAFSAMKIIKTKLRNKINSVWLNDLMICYTEREIFKSLDDVDIIRTFTEKRSRKGHLQANRPLKHGWIF, via the coding sequence ATGAGAGGTGAATTTAATGGTTTGCAAAGAAAGATCTTAGATGAAAACCCTTATGCTTTCTATGTCCATTGTTATGATCACCGCTTGCAATTGGTGATTGTGTCCGTTGCTAGTAGTTTCTCATCTATTAATGATTTCTTTGAGTACATCTCCTTGATTGTAACAACATCTAGTACATCTTGCAAGAGAAGGGATGCTTTGACGGAGGCACAACATAAAGATATTTTGCATAGACTTGAGAGTGGTGAGATATCTACAGGAAGGGGCTCGCACCAATCATCTACTCTCGCTAGACCCGGGGATACTAGGTGGGGTTCACATCATACTACCTTGCTTCGTCTGGATCAGATGTGGTCCTCCGTGTTAGTGGTGCTTAGTATGGTTCATGAAGATGGACGTGGACCATCTCAAGCGGCGGGTTTGATAGAAAAAATGGAGAGctttaaattttctttcattttgaagttaatgttaaagttgtttggtatcACAAACAAGCTTTCAAAAATCTTGCAAAGAAAAGATCTTAATATTGTGCTTGCCATGGAATTAATTAATGTTGTCAAAACTCGGTTGGCCACATTGAAAGATAGTGGTTGGGATAATTTATTTGTTGATGTACAAGAATTTTGTGTTGCTAAAGGTATTCCAGTGTCAAATATGGATGAAGAAATACCGGTTCGAGGTCGTTCAAGATTAGAAGGGAAGACTGTTACTAATCTTCACCATTACCGGGCCGAGATTTTTTATGTTGCTATTGACAAAATATGTGTGGAGATGGATCATCGCTTTAGTGAAGGAAGTAACATTGTGCTTAATTGCTTCTCATGTCTTGACCCTAAGAACTCTTTCTTCAAGTTTGATGTTGATAAACTTGCTCGTCTTGCTGATATATATCATGCAGATTTTTCTGATGATGACCATGGAACAATAAGGGAGCAGCTTGAGACTTATGTACTTCAAGTGAAAAGGCAtgcttccttttcttcttgtGAAGATGTTCAAAGTTTGGCTATGAAGATGGTTCAAACTGAGAAACATTTGGTATTTTCATTGGTCTACAAACTCATTGAGTTGGCTTTGATATTGTCAGTGTCGACAACATCCGTTGAAAGAGCTTTTTCAGCAATGAAGATTATCAAGACTAAATTGCGCAACAAGATCAACAGTGTGTGGTTAAATGACTTGATGATATGTTACACCGAGCGGGAGATATTCAAGtcacttgatgatgttgatattattcgAACATTCACCGAAAAGAGGTCTCGAAAAGGGCATTTACAAGCGAACAGACCATTGAAACATGGTTGGATTTTTTGA
- the LOC11438087 gene encoding amidophosphoribosyltransferase, chloroplastic, protein MAATQTLSSSLAKPSLLPPNNNRFFSTSLHKPTLPSLSDTRKPLFLTSSSKNPISDIILSNKNHPQDEVVFINDDKPREECGVVGIYGDSEASRLCYLALHALQHRGQEGAGIVTVNNNVLQSITGVGLVSDVFNETKLDQLPGSLAIGHVRYSTAGQSMLKNVQPFVAGYRFGSVGVAHNGNLVNYRTLRAKLEEKGSIFNTTSDTEVVLHLIATSKHRPFILRIVDACEKLEGAYSIVFVTEDKLVAVRDPFGFRPLVMGRRSNGAVVFASETCALDLIEATYEREVFPGEVIVVDNNGIQSLCLMAHPQPKQCIFEHIYFALPNSVVFGRSVYESRRRFGEVLATESPVDCDVVIAVPDSGVVAALGYAAKAGVPFQQGLIRSHYVGRTFIEPSQKIRDFGVKLKLSPVRAVLEGKRVVVVDDSIVRGTTSSKIVRLLKEAGAKEVHMRIASPPIIGSCYYGVDTPSSEELISNRMSVEEIRDFIGSDSLAFLPINSLHSMLGNDSPNFCYACFSGKYPVEPRELKVKRVGDFVDDGLNGSLEQIDGGWVQANRNPPKEVNTATGL, encoded by the coding sequence ATGGCCGCAACTCAAACTCTCTCTTCTTCCTTAGCGAAACCCTCCCTTCTCCCTCCCAACAACAATCGCTTCTTCTCCACATCCCTCCATAAACCTACTCTCCCCTCTCTCTCCGACACCCGAAAACCCCTTTTCCTCACTTCCtcctccaaaaacccaatttccgACATCATCCTCTCCAACAAAAACCACCCACAAGACGAGGTTGTTTTCATCAACGACGACAAGCCTCGTGAAGAGTGCGGCGTTGTTGGTATCTACGGCGACTCAGAAGCCTCCCGTCTCTGCTACTTAGCCCTCCACGCTCTCCAACACCGCGGCCAAGAAGGCGCTGGAATCGTCACCGTTAACAACAACGTTCTTCAATCCATCACCGGTGTTGGTCTTGTCTCCGATGTCTTCAACGAAACCAAACTCGATCAGTTACCCGGAAGCTTAGCCATCGGCCATGTTCGTTATTCTACTGCTGGACAGTCCATGTTGAAGAATGTTCAACCTTTTGTTGCTGGGTACCGTTTTGGTTCTGTTGGTGTTGCTCATAACGGTAATTTAGTTAATTATCGTACTTTAAGAGCTAAGCTTGAAGAAAAAGGTTCGATTTTTAACACTACTTCTGATACTGAAGTTGTTCTTCATTTGATTGCTACTTCAAAGCATAGAccttttattttaagaattgtTGATGCATGTGAGAAGCTTGAAGGTGCTTATTCGATTGTGTTTGTTACTGAGGATAAGCTTGTTGCTGTGAGGGATCCATTTGGGTTTAGGCCTTTGGTTATGGGGAGGAGAAGTAATGGTGCTGTTGTTTTTGCTTCTGAGACTTGTGCTCTTGATTTGATTGAAGCTACTTATGAGAGGGAAGTTTTCCCTGGTGAGGTTATTGTGGTTGATAATAATGGGATTCAATCGCTTTGTTTGATGGCACATCCGCAGCCGAAGCAGTGTATCTTCGAGCATATTTACTTTGCTTTGCCTAATTCTGTTGTTTTTGGTAGGTCTGTGTATGAATCGCGTAGGCGATTTGGTGAGGTGCTTGCTACTGAGAGTCCTGTTGATTGTGATGTTGTGATAGCTGTTCCTGATTCTGGTGTTGTGGCTGCTCTTGGTTATGCTGCGAAAGCTGGTGTTCCTTTTCAGCAAGGGTTGATTAGGTCACACTATGTAGGAAGGACTTTCATTGAGCCATCTCAGAAAATTAGGGATTTTGGTGTGAAGTTGAAGCTTTCGCCTGTTCGTGCTGTGCTTGAAGGTAAAAGGGTTGTTGTCGTTGATGACTCAATTGTGAGGGGAACAACATCGTCCAAGATTGTGAGGTTGCTTAAGGAAGCAGGTGCAAAAGAAGTTCACATGAGAATTGCAAGTCCACCAATTATTGGTTCTTGTTACTATGGTGTGGATACACCTAGCTCAGAGGAGCTGATATCTAATAGGATGAGTGTTGAAGAAATAAGGGATTTTATTGGATCTGATTCACTTGCTTTTCTTCCAATTAATAGCTTGCATAGTATGTTGGGTAATGATTCTCCTAATTTTTGTTATGCTTGTTTCTCTGGGAAATACCCTGTTGAGCCTAGAGAGCTTAAGGTTAAAAGGGTTGGTGACTTTGTTGATGATGGTTTGAATGGGAGTTTGGAACAAATTGATGGTGGTTGGGTTCAAGCCAACAGAAATCCACCAAAAGAGGTGAATACTGCTACTGGTCTTTGA
- the LOC11444362 gene encoding bZIP transcription factor 29, with amino-acid sequence MEDTEAASSFKMNNHMEQLTIPQFNASSQSQMRTVTRNHHHNQRGGGIPPSHPHQIPPISPYSHMNNQIPVSRPQMPSHSTSPTPSHTRSLSQPSFFSLDSLPPLSPCTFRESSSTSDHADVSMEDRDVTSHSPLPPFAARNPSLPPRKSHRRSNSDIPFGFSTVLQSSPPLIPLRGREGVKPNSSVVKRETNWEHGNVEEKKSLSPEGEVVDDLFSAYMNLDNIDAINDDKNAATDDSRASGTKTNGGDSSDNEAESSVNESGDSMQRREGNKRSAGGDIAPTTRHYRSVSMDSFIGKLNFNDESLKMPPSPGGLMSPGNSGDGNNAAFSLEFGNGEFSGPELKKIMANEKLAEIAMADPKRAKRILANRQSAARSKERKMRYISELEHKVQTLQTEATTLSAQLTLLQRDSVGLTNQNSELKFRLQSMEQQAKLRDALNEALTAEVQRLKIVTAELNGESLPSNCMIPQHSVNPMMFQQQHQHQQHQQQQQQNGNANSKNELKQ; translated from the exons aTGGAAGATACTGAAGCAGCTTCATCTTTCAAAATGAACAATCATATGGAACAATTAACCATACCACAGTTTAATGCATCATCACAATCACAAATGCGAACTGTTACTagaaatcatcatcataatcaaagaGGAGGTGGTATACCACCATCTCACCCACACCAGATCCCACCTATTTCACCTTACTCTCACATGAACAATCAGATCCCGGTTTCACGGCCGCAAATGCCGTCGCACAGTACAAGTCCTACACCTTCCCACACACGATCACTCTCTCAAccctcttttttctctctcgaCTCTCTTCCACCTCTCAGCCCTTGCACGTTTCGCGAATCTTCCTCCACGTCGGATCATGCTGACGTGTCCATGGAAGATCGTGACGTCACTTCTCATTCTCCGTTACCTCCGTTTGCTGCTAGAAACCCTTCTTTACCGCCGAGAAAATCTCACCGGCGTTCTAACAGTGATATTCCGTTTGGATTTTCTACTGTTTTGCAGTCTTCGCCGCCGTTGATTCCGCTGAGAGGAAGggaaggtgttaaacctaattCTTCTGTGGTGAAAAGGGAAACGAATTGGGAACATGGTAATGTAGAGGAGAAGAAATCGTTGTCGCCGGAAGGTGAAGTTGTGGATGATCTTTTTTCTGCTTATATGAATTTGGATAACATTGATGCAATTAACGATGATAAAAACGCGGCTACTGATGATAGTAGAGCGAGTGGGACGAAGACTAATGGTGGTGATAGTAGTGATAATGAAGCTGAAAGTAGTGTTAATGAGAGTGGGGATAGTATGCAGAGGAGGGAAGGGAATAAGAGAAGTGCAGGAGGTGATATTGCACCGACTACGAGACACTATAGGAGTGTTTCGATGGATAGTTTTATTGGGAAGTTGAATTTCAATGATGAGTCTTTGAAGATGCCGCCTTCCCCTGGAGGGTTGATGTCGCCTGGTAATTCGGGGGATGGGAATAATGCGGCTTTTAGTTTGGAGTTTGGGAATGGTGAGTTTAGTGGGCCAGAGTTGAAGAAAATTATGGCTAATGAGAAACTTGCTGAGATTGCTATGGCTGATCCGAAGCGGGCTAAGAG GATTTTGGCTAATAGGCAATCGGCTGCGCGTTCCAAAGAGCGCAAAATGCGATATATTTCGGAGCTAGAACACAAGGTTCAGACTCTGCAGACTGAAGCCACTACACTTTCTGCACAACTTACTTTGTTGCAG AGAGATTCAGTTGGACTCACTAACCAGAATAGTGAGTTGAAGTTCCGCCTTCAATCCATGGAACAGCAGGCAAAACTCCGAGATG CTCTGAATGAGGCGCTTACTGCCGAGGTTCAAAGACTGAAGATTGTTACAGCTGAGCTGAATGGGGAGTCACTTCCTTCTAACTGCATGATTCCGCAACATTCTGTCAACCCTATGATGTTCCAACAACAGCATCAGCATCAgcagcatcaacaacaacagcagcagaaTGGTAATGCCAACTCAAAGAATGAGTTAAAGCAATAG
- the LOC11439658 gene encoding indole-3-acetic acid-induced protein ARG7, giving the protein MSPSTSTGNCSKIRRIVRLRQMLLRWRKKARLGAYDVPEGHVAVCVGPSMRRFVVRASYLNHPIFKKLLIQAEEEYGFCNHGPLAIPCDEFEFEEILRVMARPEFRFSTVEDFQRRCHVDVRSSNSCESRPLLRDDSIC; this is encoded by the coding sequence ATGTCGCCGTCAACCTCCACCGGAAACTGCAGCAAAATCCGCCGCATTGTTCGCCTCCGTCAAATGCTTCTCCGGTGGCGAAAGAAAGCTCGATTAGGAGCGTATGATGTACCGGAAGGACACGTGGCGGTTTGTGTGGGTCCCAGTATGAGAAGATTCGTTGTTCGTGCTAGTTACTTGAATCACCCGATCTTCAAGAAGCTTCTGATACAAGCGGAGGAAGAGTACGGTTTCTGCAACCATGGACCGCTTGCGATTCCGTGTGATGAGTTTGAGTTTGAAGAGATTCTTCGGGTTATGGCCCGACCCGAGTTCAGGTTCTCGACGGTTGAAGATTTTCAGAGACGATGCCACGTGGATGTTAGAAGTAGTAATAGTTGTGAATCGAGGCCTTTGCTTCGTGACGACTCCATTTGTTGA
- the LOC11440592 gene encoding uncharacterized protein: protein MAPPPGPYSGTSTLALVARASAFSFGIVYGSIKLKYLKSKAKSHQKAEAKAH from the exons ATGGCACCACCACCAGGACCTTATTCCGGTACCAGCACTCTAGCTTTG GTCGCTAGAGCTTCTGCTTTCTCCTTCGGCATTGTTTATGGATCCATTAAGCTCAAATATCTTAAG TCAAAAGCGAAGTCTCACCAGAAAGCTGAGGCCAAGGCTCACTGA